The proteins below are encoded in one region of Hordeum vulgare subsp. vulgare chromosome 3H, MorexV3_pseudomolecules_assembly, whole genome shotgun sequence:
- the LOC123439572 gene encoding probable carboxylesterase 15 — protein sequence MPGDTAPHVVEDLLGLVQLLSDGSVVRGDEAVLAPKEPFPDVPGVQWKDVVYHAARGLRVRVYRPASASSAVAGGGKLPVLVYFHGGGYCLGSFAQPTFHAFCLRATAELPAVVLSVQYRLAPEHRLPAAIDDGAAFLSWLRGQAELGACADPWLAESADFARTFLSGVSAGANLAHHLAVQVALARLAVSPVRIVGYVLLSAFFGGTERTASEADLTTDVSLPVEMCEQLWHMSLPVGATRDHPVANPFGPESPSLAPVELPPALVVAPLGDVLRDRVLGYAARLKDMGKDVELVEFEGQQHGFSVLQPFGVAADELMRVLRRFVYQGDTPAGC from the coding sequence ATGCCCGGCGACACGGCACCGCACGTCGTGGAGGATCTCCTCGGCCTTGTGCAGCTCCTCAGCGACGGCTCCGTCGTCCGCGGCGACGAGGCCGTCCTCGCCCCAAAGGAGCCGTTCCCGGACGTCCCCGGAGTGCAGTGGAAGGACGTGGTGTACCACGCGGCGCGCGGCCTCCGCGTCCGCGTCTACAGGCCGGCGTCGGCGTCATCGGCGGTTGCCGGAGGCGGCAAGCTGCCGGTGCTGGTGTACTTCCACGGCGGCGGCTACTGCCTCGGCTCCTTCGCGCAGCCAACCTTCCACGCGTTCTGCCTCCGCGCCACCGCCGAGCTCCCGGCCGTCGTGCTGTCCGTGCAGTACCGCCTCGCCCCAGAGCACCGCCTCCCGGCGGCCATCGATGACGGCGCGGCTTTCCTCTCCTGGCTGCGCGGCCAGGCCGAGCTCGGTGCCTGCGCCGACCCATGGCTCGCGGAGTCGGCGGACTTCGCCCGGACCTTCCTCTCCGGCGTGTCTGCGGGCGCCAACCTGGCCCACCACCTCGCCGTCCAGGTCGCCTTGGCGCGGCTCGCGGTCAGCCCCGTGCGCATCGTCGGGTACGTACTCCTCTCCGCCTTCTTCGGCGGCACCGAGCGCACGGCGTCGGAGGCCGACCTGACGACAGATGTGTCCCTGCCTGTGGAGATGTGCGAGCAGCTCTGGCACATGTCGCTTCCGGTCGGGGCGACCAGGGACCACCCGGTGGCGAATCCGTTCGGGCCGGAGAGCCCCAGCCTCGCACCGGTGGAGCTCCCGCCGGCTCTCGTCGTGGCGCCGTTGGGCGACGTGCTCCGTGACCGCGTGCTCGGGTACGCGGCGAGGCTCAAGGACATGGGGAAAGACGTCGAGCTTGTCGAGTTCGAGGGACAGCAGCATGGCTTCTCTGTCCTTCAGCCGTTCGGCGTGGCGGCCGACGAGTTGATGCGAGTCCTCAGGCGGTTCGTGTACCAGGGCGACACGCCCGCTGGATGCTGA